Within Natronocella acetinitrilica, the genomic segment CGATGTCCTGCACCACGGCGATGTCCTTGCCACGCGCCGCGTTCTTCGGTTTTCGGATATAGCGTCGTTCCGGGTGAGCGTGTGCGTCCCGAATCAGGGCGTGATAGTCCCCAGGCATGATGTAGGTCTCGGGGAAGAACCGCATGCGCCGCGCGTTGGGGCTGTCCGCTCCCTCCTGCTCGGCGATACGTTGACGTGTTGCTGACAGCGTCTGGTACAGGCGGCTCTTGATGGTCAGGGCGTTGTTGCCCGGAATGTGGTTGATGGTCTTGCCGTCGGTGAGCTTTTCGAATGCGCTGGGTTTGGGCATTCCCGTATACCAGCAGGTATCCCAGTTCTGTTCGTCTCCAGAGGTCCAGCGATTCGCCGTCAGGGCCTCCTTGAAGAAGCGATCCTGCTCCGGCTCACGTTTGCCGCCCAACCACATGCGCCGCGCCGACTGCTTGCCAACCATGGCGACCTCCCGAGTGAATTTCCTGTTATGGCAGAAGCTTATCACCCGCAGGTCGCGCTGCCGCTACGTTGAATTACTAATACTGTCGTCGCTCTCGATCACCGAAACTCGGACGAGGCAGATCACGATTCCGTGTCTGCCGTTGTATGACGGGAGGTAACATGTCCAGGAAAGAGAAAGGTCGACAGGCGTTGCTCAAGACACTGTCGAAAGGTCTGGTCTTCTCCGCTCCGTTGCTCATTGTGGCAGCGTATGCGTCGGGTACAGCGACTGCGGCGGAACTGGTTATCGATGAGCAGGAAGAAACTTCCTACGTGCAGGCGGTAGCCGAAGGAGAGGGAGAGGGAGAAGGAGAAGGAGAGGGCGAAGGAGAGGGCGAAGGAGAGGGCGAAGGTGAAGGTGAAGGTGAAGGCGAAGGTGAAGGCGAAGCCGAGGGTGAGGGCGAAGGCTCCTGACTCGCCACGTGTTTCACCATGACCGTCGTGCCCGTCGCCTGGCGGCGGGCACGACGCTTTACCTGTATGGGGGCAGCGCTGAATCGATCAACGTGCCTCGTCATTCTGTGATGAATCGGAGCGACAGGGCGCGCCACAGGGCGCACAGGCACTGGTCTGGCTCTGACGTTGCGTCAGGGTGGTCTCGAATCCCCCCTCTCCCATGTTCATCCTGAACGTCAGGCTGGAGACGTGATCGGCAGTAATCAGGCCACCGATCACCAGAAGCGCCGCCACAACCCGCCAACGCTTGTAATGGACCACACGTGTTGTCTCTTTCATACGCGCACCATCACTGGTTGGACAGGGAGAACCAGGGGCGTGCCCGGATACCTATTAACGACCCGATCCATGCGGCGGCGAACCAGACCCAGCCGTGCAGGCTGGCTGACGCGATGCCGCTGAACAACGCACCGATATTGCATCCGAACCCCAATCGCGCCCCGTAGCCCATCAAAAGTCCGCCGACGACCGCCGCCAGCAGGCTGCGGGAAGGAATGCCCCCGGCACTGGCCTTGTTGAAACGACCGGCCAGGCCCGCCGCCAGCATCGCGCCAACCAACAGTCCGAAATTGGTTACCGAGGTGACGTTTACCAACACGCTGTCGGCAAGCGCCAGGGCAGGGTAGTCCCAGGTCCAGAACTCGAACTGGCTCATGTCCACGCCGACACCCTGGAGCACCTTGGCACCCCACAACCCGAATGCGAAGGTGATCCCCCAGGGGTGTCCCGAGAGCAGAAGCACTGCCAGGTTGCCCAGGGCCAGCACGACAACAGCCCAGACCATCGGCCACTGCCCCTTCACCAGATTGCTGGCAAGGCCCCTGTCCGGTCCGGCGAATACACGCCGTTCAACAGTGCCGTGATGCCTGCGCTCGATGCGCGCAAACCACCAGGCCAGGCCAGCGCAGACCAGCAGTTGCAGGGCAAGAGCGTTGGCTACGCCAAGATGGGTGATGAGGCTGATGGGATCGACGCCCGGGAGTTCCAGCCACCACGGCAGGTGAATCGTGCCAATGACACTGCCGACGATGAAGAAGATCAGGGTTAGCACCATGCGGATGTTGCCGGCGCCAACGGTGAAGAGTGTTCCGGAGCCGCATCCGCCTCCCAGCTGCATACCGATGCCAAACAGAAACGACCCCACCACCAGGGAGACACCCACGGGGGCAATCGCCCCGCCCATGGCACTGTCTGGGGAGACATTTCCGAGCAAGGGGATGAACAGGATCGACGCCAGTGCCAGCAGGGCGATCTGAGCCCGCATGCCGGCGCTGCGTTTTTCCACGACGAAGCGCCGCCAGCCGCCGGTAAAGCCGAACGCGCCGTGGTACAGCGCGATGCCGAGAATGATGCCAACACCGAACAGGGCCACCAGGTAGGGCGCGGTTTCCAGCGCAATCAGCGCAGCCAGCAGGCCGCCACCGATCACGGCAGCTGAAACGACGAACCCGTCAATGCGACGCTCGGCATCCGGGGGCGCTGCCCCGGTGCCGAGGGATTCCGCTGTACTCGACATCAATAACCCCGGATCAATTCAGGAAACGGTCGATGAGCCCACCGAGGCCACGGCGTTCGGTCTGCAGCGGACGATTCTCGTCCTGTGACCACTCCACCATGGAGCCGTCATACATGGCGACATCAGTCTGTCCGGCAATCTCGCTCATGGCGAACCAGCCCATGGCTGCCCAGTGGCCGGTGTTGCAGAAGGTGATGGAGCGCTGATCGGAATTGACCTGGGCCTGCTCCATCAGCTGTCGCACGGTTTCCTCGTCGACCATGAACGAGGTCCCTTCATGGGTGAGCTTCTGCTGCTCCAGGTTCAGGGAGCCGGGAATCGTGCCGGCAGCTCTGGAGGCCGGATGCTTGTCCCGGCCCAGAAACTGGTCGGCGGGCCTGTTGTCCACCAGCTGTATGCCAGCGTTCGGAGCATTGCTCACGTCGTCGGATGAGGCAATCAGCTCAGGCCTGAAGTTCACGGCGAAGCTGCGGGGCTCTGGCTCATTCCAGCCACTTTCCACGGACTTGCCGGCCTCGACCCAGGCCTTGTGTCCGCCATTCAGAATACTGACCCGGTCGTGACCGAGCACCTTGAAAGTCCAGTACACCCGGGCGGCGCTGCCGAAATCGGTGGAGCCGACGCCGGCGGGTACGATGACGACGTCGGTGTCATTGTCGATACCAAGGCCGCCGATCAGCTCGGCGAGATCGTCCTCGGCGGGCAATTTGCCGGGCACGCCATCGCTGTCCTGTCGCCAGCCGGCCTCGGTATAGCTTGCGTAGACGGCCCCGGGGATATGGGCCTCCTCGAAGTCGCTCTGGCTGCTGCCATCAATGGCGCTGCGCACGTCCACCACGACCAGATTGTCTTCGCCAAGGTGCTGGTCGAGCCAGTCCACCGATACCAGGGGTTGCATGTCTCTCGCTCCGACCAGCCCCGGGAGCGCGATCAGCAGAGCGCCAACCACAAACAGGACGCGTGTTTTCATGACTTTCACCTCGTGGGAGAAACACTTCAGCAATTCGGGCCGCATAGCTTAGTCAATAAAAAGGAATAGGGAAGGGGGTTCTAAGGCCGAATCGGCATAACGATAGTTGTCGTGTTGCGGCGCTTACAGCCTGGTCTCGTCGACACTCTCAGCCATCCCGCTGCAAGCGCCTGAACGCCGTTCGCAGTTCATCCTCGGACCGCACGCCCTCCAGGACCTCGTACATATCTCCGTCCCCGTCGAACAGCAGCAGCGTCATGTGGGACACCCCGTGCTGGCGGGCAAAGCCGCGCCCGTCACCGGTGTTGATATCCATGATCCGCCACTCCATGGCTTCCTGAAATTCCGGATAAACCGACTCCACGTTCCTGCGCAGTCGGCGGCAATGCGGACAGCCCGGATCGTGGATCTGAACAATGACAGGTCGGCCGCTGCCGAGCATGCTGACGTCAGCCTGGGCCTGGCGGGCATTCCATTCCATGCCGATCCACATTCCCGGCACGGCCAGTGCCAGCATGGTCAGAAAGCCGCGGCGGGTATAGCGATTCACCTTTTCTCTGGACAATCCACCCGACGATGGCGGGGTTTTCGCGCTGTTGGAGGATGACTTCGTCTTGCTCTTTTTCGCCATGATTGCCGCTTCTGCCTCTTGGTTCGGACAACCGGTCAACAGTAAGAGGGACAGGTCGGAGGTGTCAGTTGGTAGAACTACTTATTGTAAGCCAAGGTGGCGCACCGAGCCGGCGTTGTAGCCAGCGATTGCCAATGAGTAGCAGCGCCGACACAGGAATCAGCCAGATGAACAGCCCCGCGAAGGCACCCAGGCCGGGGATGCCCAGCAACAGGATAATACTGGGTGCGCAGCACGCGCCGCCGGCAAAAAGGGCTGGCAAGCCACCGGCCATGGTACCGATCCTGCCGCTGCCTCGGTGGCTGCATTGCGCGGGAGCGGCTCGCAGCGCCATGGCGCCGTGCACGTTGGCGGCCAGCAGGCTACCCAGGACGGCAGCAATGAGCAGGTTCACCGGACTCGCCAGCCAGACAATGGGGCCAAGCTGCACGATGCCGAGCCCTTCGAACAGGAACCAGGAACGCATCCGAAGCGCCTGCTCCAGAGGGATCGCCCCGAACTGGGCGTACCAGTCACGGTGGTGGGCCAGGCTGATATCGTCGATGGCGTAAAGGTAAAAGAGCACGTAGAGCAGACCTGCCGTTGCCGGCACGATACCTGCGATCCGATTTCCCGCGCGGCGCATCATTCAATCACGACGGTGTCCGGGTAGAAAGCGGTCCAGGCGAACCACATGGCCTCGAAGCCGTTCACCGGTTCGAGATCGGCCAGGGCCGGATGTTGCGGGCCGTCAGCGTTGAATTCGACGTTCTCCAATGCCGCCAGGCTGTCAGTTTCGCCCCGATAGACCCAGGCCGTGTCCAGTCCGGGATCATGGAGAATCAAGTAATCTTCGTCGGCACCCTGATGAACCAGCGCGCCGTCCGCGCGCAGGCGGTCCAGGTTGATGGCGACGGCCTCGGTGGCCGTTCTGAAACCGAAGACTTCCTGTTTCGGCGGGTAGCGCTCATCTTCGTGCATCACCGGAAACATCCGTCCCGCGTTGGGTGCGTAGTAGCCTGAAATCGGTGTGTAGGAGCCGTAGGGGTCGCGGTTGTAGTTGCGTGCGAATCGTGTCCGGTCGGATAGAACCCGGGTATCCGGGTGGCGTTCGACCCAGCGTTGCCAGGTGGTCCAGAATACCCGGAACTCCTGCAGCTTCTCTCCCTTGTGCGGGCCATGGATGCCGGCGGCAAGAATCTGTGGCCAGTAGGTGTCGGTGCCGCGGTCGTACATGATCAGGTTGCTGTTCACCAGCCGGCCCGAGACACCAAGCTCGTTATCGCCGCGCAGGAATCCCAGCGCCGTGCCGGTAAGTGGACAGTAGGTGATGCTGACGTTGTCGCCGTCGATGGTGTCATTGACGATCTCGTGCCACACCAGGATGCGTTGCGGATAGGCGCGGGCCTCACCGTTGCGGTAGACGCCGATGATACGGTCGTCCGGTCGCAGGAATGCGTCTCCTTCCTCGGCGTCCCACCAGCGTGGTTGGTCGATGGAGGGAATCCCATCCTTCCCGGGGCCGCCGGACAGACTCTCGGCCCAATAGCGCGGGGCGTCCTCCGGCAGTAGCGGATTATTGCCCAGGGGCAGGGGCGACGTGGCTACTGCAGCCGTCGCGAAGAGTCCGATGGAGAGACAGATGGATGTGTACAGGCAAGCACGCATG encodes:
- a CDS encoding YeeE/YedE family protein, translated to MSSTAESLGTGAAPPDAERRIDGFVVSAAVIGGGLLAALIALETAPYLVALFGVGIILGIALYHGAFGFTGGWRRFVVEKRSAGMRAQIALLALASILFIPLLGNVSPDSAMGGAIAPVGVSLVVGSFLFGIGMQLGGGCGSGTLFTVGAGNIRMVLTLIFFIVGSVIGTIHLPWWLELPGVDPISLITHLGVANALALQLLVCAGLAWWFARIERRHHGTVERRVFAGPDRGLASNLVKGQWPMVWAVVVLALGNLAVLLLSGHPWGITFAFGLWGAKVLQGVGVDMSQFEFWTWDYPALALADSVLVNVTSVTNFGLLVGAMLAAGLAGRFNKASAGGIPSRSLLAAVVGGLLMGYGARLGFGCNIGALFSGIASASLHGWVWFAAAWIGSLIGIRARPWFSLSNQ
- a CDS encoding sulfurtransferase; this encodes MKTRVLFVVGALLIALPGLVGARDMQPLVSVDWLDQHLGEDNLVVVDVRSAIDGSSQSDFEEAHIPGAVYASYTEAGWRQDSDGVPGKLPAEDDLAELIGGLGIDNDTDVVIVPAGVGSTDFGSAARVYWTFKVLGHDRVSILNGGHKAWVEAGKSVESGWNEPEPRSFAVNFRPELIASSDDVSNAPNAGIQLVDNRPADQFLGRDKHPASRAAGTIPGSLNLEQQKLTHEGTSFMVDEETVRQLMEQAQVNSDQRSITFCNTGHWAAMGWFAMSEIAGQTDVAMYDGSMVEWSQDENRPLQTERRGLGGLIDRFLN
- a CDS encoding thioredoxin family protein gives rise to the protein MSREKVNRYTRRGFLTMLALAVPGMWIGMEWNARQAQADVSMLGSGRPVIVQIHDPGCPHCRRLRRNVESVYPEFQEAMEWRIMDINTGDGRGFARQHGVSHMTLLLFDGDGDMYEVLEGVRSEDELRTAFRRLQRDG
- a CDS encoding DUF3179 domain-containing protein, which encodes MRACLYTSICLSIGLFATAAVATSPLPLGNNPLLPEDAPRYWAESLSGGPGKDGIPSIDQPRWWDAEEGDAFLRPDDRIIGVYRNGEARAYPQRILVWHEIVNDTIDGDNVSITYCPLTGTALGFLRGDNELGVSGRLVNSNLIMYDRGTDTYWPQILAAGIHGPHKGEKLQEFRVFWTTWQRWVERHPDTRVLSDRTRFARNYNRDPYGSYTPISGYYAPNAGRMFPVMHEDERYPPKQEVFGFRTATEAVAINLDRLRADGALVHQGADEDYLILHDPGLDTAWVYRGETDSLAALENVEFNADGPQHPALADLEPVNGFEAMWFAWTAFYPDTVVIE